The DNA region GGTAAGCATCAATACATGGTAAAAGGTGAATTAAAGCTGACAATTCCCAATCCGCATCAGGGAGACATCAGTCCAAGTTTACTAAATAGAATATTAACCCAAGTTGCTGGTTATCGACTGATATGCACTTATTATCACTCAATTCATGTGATCGCGTACAACAAAGTTGGTGCCTAGCGCCAACGTGCCGATGCCATTGTTGCCAGCATTCAGCTACTTAACGCAAGGTTCGTCTATCTTATCTACATCCCTAGCTTCGTAAGTTCTGCTAAATCCACCCTCACCCAAAAGTCGTATTACTCGGAAACGGTTTCTAAATAATGGTGTGAGTATTTGTCCACACTTAATGCAAAACTTATTGTCATCAGGGTTAAAGGGATTTGCACAACTAGAATTAGAACAGTAAAGCATATTTGAGAATATATCAGCAGAGAGTGTCTATGTTCAGTTTTCCCAATTTATGCTTACTGGGTTTCACGAGTCTTTATATTTTTGAGCAGATTTACTTCTAGTGGCGGCTACAGTCTCAAGTTACTTTTGCTAGCGTAGCGATATAAGGTTTATCGCTCCCCAGTAAGTTACTGGAAGCAAAAGGATTAATTAATATGGCTCATTTAAATCAGCGTCGTCCCCAAAATGTCAACGGCGATTTTTATGTAGATAATACCTGTATTGATTGTGATACCTGTCGCTGGATGGCTCCTGAAGTATTTTATGATGTTGATGATCAATCGGCTGTTTATCATCAACCAACCGATGAGGCGGAAAGATTAGCCGCACTGCAAGCACTTTTAGCTTGTCCTACCAGTTCCATTGGCACAGTTGAAAAGCCAAAAGATATCAAAGCTGTTCAAGAAACTTTTCCAATATTAGTAGCAGAAAATGTTTACCACTGTGGCTATCATTCGGAAAAATCTTATGGTGCTGCTAGCTATTTAATTCAACTTCCAGAAGGTAACATTCTAGTGGATTCTCCCCGGTTTACGCCGCCTTTAGTCAAGCGTTTAGAAGAAATGGGGCCAATTCGTTATATGTACTTAACTCATAAAGATGATGTGGCAGATCATCAAAAGTTTGCCGAGCATTTTCAGTGCGATCGCATCCTTCATGTTGATGATATTACTGCGAATACTCGTAATGTGGAAATACAGCTAACTGGTTCTGAACCATTTACCTTGACACCAGATTTATTAATTATTCCAGTTCCCGGTCACACTAAAGGACACACAGTTTTACTTTATAAAAATCAGTTTCTCTTCACTGGCGATCATTTTGCTTGGTCAGAAAGCTACCACCAACTAGCTGCATTCCACAATGCCTGCTGGTATTCTTGGTCAGAACAGACTAAATCAATGCGTAACTTGGCTAATTACTCTTTTGAGTGGGTGCTACCAGGTCATGGGCGAAGATTTCATGCTGATAGGGAAACTATGCGCCAGCAGATGCACAAGTGTATTGAGTTAATGGAATCTTTGGATTTCTAGTAGTTTCATAGGTAGGACTTACGCACACTCTACGAATTCTCGGCGCTCTTGGCGTCTTGGCGGTTCGAGAAATTAAGCTTTTTAGCAATTTTTGCGTAAGTCCTAATAGGGTGCGCTATGGACACCCCGAAACAACAAATGAGTACCCCGAAACAACAAATGAGTACCCCGAAACAACAAATGAGTACCCCGAAATAACAAATGAGTACCCCGAAATAACAAATGAGTACCCCGAAATAACAAATGAGTACTCCGAAATAACAAATGGGTACTCCGAAATAACAAATGAGTACTCCGAAATAACAAATGGGTACTCCGAAATGACAAATGGGTACTCCGAAATAACAAATGGGTACTCCGAAATAACAAATGGGTACGCGTTGGGGGTTAAATCTGTACTGCACTCAACTGAGAACCGCTATATATTGATTGCATACAAACCAGAACCGCTATAACCTGGGTTTTAGCACCCTTTTACACAGACACGGATTATGAAAAAGCTGATCAACAAGCCAGAAGACTTTGTGCGGGAAAGTCTAGAAGGTATGGCGGCGGCTCATTCCGATTTAATTAAAGTAAATTATGATCCCGCTTTTGTCTATCGAGCCAATGCACCTATTCCGGGTAAAGTAGCAATTATTTCTGGTGGTGGCAGTGGACATGAACCCATGCACGCTGGCTTCGTGGGCAAAGGAATGCTTGATGCAGCTTGCCCTGGTGAGGTTTTCACTTCACCGACTCCTGACCAAATGCTAGAAGCAGCAAAGCTTGTAGATGGTGGCTCTGGTATCCTTTATATCGTCAAAAATTACAGTGGCGATGTGATGAACTTTGAAATGGCAACGGAGTTAGCCCGCAGTGAAGGCATTCGATCGCTAAATATTTTGATTGATGACGATGTAGCAGTGAAAGATAGTCTTTATACCCAAGGACGGCGGGGTGTAGGAACAACAATACTAGCGGAAAAAATTTGTGGTGCGGCGGCTGAGGCTGGGTACGATTTGCCACAAATAGCAAATTTATGTCGCCGAGTAAATCTGAATGGGCGGAGTATGGGAATTGCTCTAACATCTTGTACAGTCCCGGCTAATGGAACACCAACATTTGAATTGAGCGATCGCCAAATCGAATTAGGTATCGGTATCCACGGTGAACCAGGAATAGAACGCACAGATATCAAATCAGTAGACGAGATCACTGAAATTTTAACGCGATCGCTCCTTGAAGACGCACCATACAGCCGCACACTGCGCGAGTGGGATGAAGACAAAGGAGAATGGGTAGATGTAGAACTAACAAATCTACCATTTGCTAAAGGCGATCGCTTATTAGCTTTTGTCAATAGTATGGGTGGAACCCCGATTTCTGAACTATATATTGTTTACCGCAAACTCGCCCAAATCTGCGAACAGCAAGGATTGCAAATTGTGCGAAACTTAATCGGCCCTTACATTACATCTCTAGAAATGCAAGGTTGCTCCATTACCCTGCTTAAATTAGATGATGAGATGATCCACCTATGGGATGCACCAGTAAAAACAGCAAGTTGGCGCTGGGGAATTTAACTAATTACGAATTATTATGGTAACTCAAGCGCAGATATTACAATGGTTGCAGGCTTATGCAACCGAGATAGAGCAGAATAAAGCATATTTGACAGAATTAGATGCTGCGATCGGAGATGCGGATCATGGGATCAATATGGATCGCGGCTTCAAAAAGGTAAGTACTCAATTACCAACTCTTACAGACAAGGACATCAGCAGTATTCTTAAAGCTGTGAGTATGACCTTAATTTCTTCTATTGGTGGTGCGAGTGGCCCTCTTTATGGCACTTGGTTTTTACGAGCCAGTACAGCAGTAGTTGGTAAGCAAGAATTAACAGATCAAGATGTTTTAAGATTACTCCAAGCAGGCTTAGACGGCGTACTGCAACGTGGCAAAGCGCAATTAGGAGACAAAACAATGGTGGATGTGTTATCTCCGGCTGTAGAAGCTTTTGGGCAAGCTGTAGGAGAAAGTAAGGTAACGCTAGAAGCTATGCAACAGGCTGTAGCAGCAGCCCAAAGGGGGTTGCAGGAAACTATACCAATGCAAGCGAAAAAGGGACGGGCTAGCTACCTGGGGGAACGGAGTATCGGACATCCAGATCCGGGAGGGACTTCTGCTTATTTGATGTTGAAGAGTTTGTTATCTGTATTGGAAACTATTTGAGATTCAGAAGTTGAAGCAGATTTTGAAGCTTGAAATTATTCCAACTCAAAGCTACTGAAGTTTCAATAGTTAAATCTCCTTCTTTAAGGTTAGTCATCAAAGCAGAACCATTTTCAAGACTATGGAAAAGGTCATCTAAAAGCTGCAATTGATTTCGAGGAAGAGTATAGTAAACTTTATTATTTTCAATTCTAACCTCTTTTGGTAAAGCTCCATTGGGAAGTTTACCTCCCAAAAATGTTGTCCAACCTGCAATCAGGTAACGGTAAACTATCGATTCTGCCTCAAACTGAGGGGGTTTCAATAAGCGAAGTTCCCCTTCAAGGCAATCTTCATGAAGAGTTATTTTCTCAGGAGTAAAATGTAATTGCACTTGAATTTTCTTGTACTCTATTGTTGCAACAAGTCCTTCCTCAGAGTGTGGTTCTAAGCTTTTTAATTGCTCAACTCTAGATTCAGCTTGTTGACAAAGAAGAACCACCATTCTTTTTGTCAAAGTCAACTGTTTAGTACCTGAGCTAAAGATAATGTATTTTTCTAGGCTTCTTTTGATAAGTTGTCTAGACTCCTGAAAGGCTGCTGTAATCTTTCCAAACATAATGCTCTTTGATAAATATTTAGGTTTCCATTTATAAGTATTCCCATATAATTTAGTTAAATCATCATAATTGGACGACAATTTATAGAAATTGGCTTTCCAAACCTATAGAAATTTGTCTTGTTATATTGTTTAATTGTCAAATTACTGAATTAATTGTTAAAGCCTTACAATAGAACCGTTTAGCGCTGGGGTAAGTCGTAGAGATTAGCTAAAAATTCAAACTTATCTAAATTATCTGATTGACAG from Nostoc commune NIES-4072 includes:
- a CDS encoding type II toxin-antitoxin system HicA family toxin, whose amino-acid sequence is MPPFGSVNRRDLIRYLKDAGFDGPYPGGKHQYMVKGELKLTIPNPHQGDISPSLLNRILTQVAGYRLICTYYHSIHVIAYNKVGA
- a CDS encoding MBL fold metallo-hydrolase — protein: MAHLNQRRPQNVNGDFYVDNTCIDCDTCRWMAPEVFYDVDDQSAVYHQPTDEAERLAALQALLACPTSSIGTVEKPKDIKAVQETFPILVAENVYHCGYHSEKSYGAASYLIQLPEGNILVDSPRFTPPLVKRLEEMGPIRYMYLTHKDDVADHQKFAEHFQCDRILHVDDITANTRNVEIQLTGSEPFTLTPDLLIIPVPGHTKGHTVLLYKNQFLFTGDHFAWSESYHQLAAFHNACWYSWSEQTKSMRNLANYSFEWVLPGHGRRFHADRETMRQQMHKCIELMESLDF
- the dhaK gene encoding dihydroxyacetone kinase subunit DhaK — protein: MKKLINKPEDFVRESLEGMAAAHSDLIKVNYDPAFVYRANAPIPGKVAIISGGGSGHEPMHAGFVGKGMLDAACPGEVFTSPTPDQMLEAAKLVDGGSGILYIVKNYSGDVMNFEMATELARSEGIRSLNILIDDDVAVKDSLYTQGRRGVGTTILAEKICGAAAEAGYDLPQIANLCRRVNLNGRSMGIALTSCTVPANGTPTFELSDRQIELGIGIHGEPGIERTDIKSVDEITEILTRSLLEDAPYSRTLREWDEDKGEWVDVELTNLPFAKGDRLLAFVNSMGGTPISELYIVYRKLAQICEQQGLQIVRNLIGPYITSLEMQGCSITLLKLDDEMIHLWDAPVKTASWRWGI
- the dhaL gene encoding dihydroxyacetone kinase subunit DhaL is translated as MVTQAQILQWLQAYATEIEQNKAYLTELDAAIGDADHGINMDRGFKKVSTQLPTLTDKDISSILKAVSMTLISSIGGASGPLYGTWFLRASTAVVGKQELTDQDVLRLLQAGLDGVLQRGKAQLGDKTMVDVLSPAVEAFGQAVGESKVTLEAMQQAVAAAQRGLQETIPMQAKKGRASYLGERSIGHPDPGGTSAYLMLKSLLSVLETI